In Lolium perenne isolate Kyuss_39 chromosome 5, Kyuss_2.0, whole genome shotgun sequence, the sequence GGCGCTGCCGCCGGCCAGGAAGACGCGCCCGAGATCGCCGTGCTCGGACAGCCACGGATCGGCGGCGCCGGACACGGCCCAGCTGAGCGCGGCCCAGGAGTCGTCATAGGCCGCCGGGAGCGGATGCTCGGGAGCAAGGCGGTAGTCGACGGAGACAGCCAGGACGCGCGCGTTGCCGGCTAGCGAGTTCATGTAGCGGTGGTGGCCAGGATAGCCGGTTGACCCGACGATGAAGTAGCCGCCGTGGAAGTCGACGACGATCGGGAGCTTCGTCGTCGCCGCGGTGGCCTTGATGTCGCCTCCGGATTCAGCGGTACGGACGGCTGGTAGGTAGAGGCGGACGGAAACGCCGGTGGCGGCGTCGATCACGACGTCTTTGGAGGTGACGCCGGTGTCGGCGTCGAAGCCGGCGGGCACGGTGTCCATACCGCTCAGACGGTCGATGTGGCCGTCCTTGTATAGTCGAAAGCATCCGGCGTCGATCACGATCTCGGCGCTCCCGGA encodes:
- the LOC127301822 gene encoding tuliposide A-converting enzyme b2, amyloplastic-like, with protein sequence MDSGSAEIVIDAGCFRLYKDGHIDRLSGMDTVPAGFDADTGVTSKDVVIDAATGVSVRLYLPAVRTAESGGDIKATAATTKLPIVVDFHGGYFIVGSTGYPGHHRYMNSLAGNARVLAVSVDYRLAPEHPLPAAYDDSWAALSWAVSGAADPWLSEHGDLGRVFLAGGSAGGNIAHNMAITAGLTGLRAAQVRVEGVILLHPSFSGEVKLDTEAEEYRVSVEKRWAAIFPGAKGGLDDPRMNPLAAGAPSLRTLPCKRMLVCAASEDPRRPRNRAYYEAVRSSGWGGDVEWFESRGRGHCFFVEDHGSREAVALMARVAGFIAGH